In the genome of Leucobacter luti, one region contains:
- a CDS encoding SDR family NAD(P)-dependent oxidoreductase, translated as MNTQDSAVQGRVVVITGGGTGIGAAIAERYAAEGNTVVVVGRRAEPLAEVAARTGATAVVADAADGASAAAAVAEIVAKFGRIDVLVLNAGGHGFAAVGETSDADWTAAITANLSTAFVLAREALPALLTGAAADGGSQIVVVSSLAGLFAGPSVAGYTVGKHALIGLTRSLARDYSRRGVRVNAVCPGWVRTPMADQEMDEFAEHAPHIVDRDAGYAAVTRDVPLGRAAEPSEIASIVRFLGSSESSYMTGAVLVADGGAHIVDLPTLAFEHAGM; from the coding sequence ATGAATACTCAGGACAGCGCAGTTCAGGGGCGAGTCGTCGTCATTACCGGAGGTGGCACCGGGATCGGTGCCGCGATCGCCGAGCGGTATGCGGCAGAGGGCAATACCGTGGTCGTGGTGGGGCGACGTGCCGAGCCGCTCGCGGAAGTAGCTGCGCGCACGGGTGCCACCGCTGTGGTCGCCGACGCGGCTGACGGTGCATCTGCTGCCGCGGCCGTTGCCGAGATCGTGGCGAAGTTCGGCCGGATCGATGTGCTTGTGCTCAACGCCGGCGGTCACGGCTTCGCAGCGGTCGGGGAAACAAGCGATGCTGACTGGACCGCGGCGATCACCGCGAACCTCTCGACAGCTTTTGTTCTGGCGCGCGAAGCTCTGCCGGCCCTGCTGACCGGGGCCGCAGCTGACGGCGGGAGCCAGATCGTCGTGGTGTCCTCGCTCGCAGGGCTGTTTGCTGGCCCGTCGGTCGCGGGCTACACCGTTGGGAAGCACGCGCTGATCGGGCTGACTCGCAGCCTCGCGCGCGATTACAGTCGCCGTGGTGTGCGGGTGAATGCAGTGTGTCCCGGGTGGGTGCGCACCCCGATGGCGGATCAGGAGATGGACGAGTTTGCTGAGCACGCGCCACACATTGTGGATCGGGACGCAGGCTACGCCGCCGTGACGCGTGATGTGCCGCTCGGTCGGGCTGCCGAGCCGTCAGAGATCGCGTCGATCGTGCGGTTCCTCGGATCGAGTGAGTCGTCGTACATGACGGGCGCCGTGCTCGTGGCCGACGGCGGGGCACACATTGTGGATCTGCCCACGCTCGCGTTCGAGCACGCAGGCATGTAG
- a CDS encoding ABC transporter ATP-binding protein — protein sequence MSELQLAGVTVSRGAGPVISDVSLTIRAGQILALVGPNGAGKTSLLESVSGVITHSAGEITVDTESIGKRTRVQRSRLGISHIEQGRAIFPSLTVRENIMLTAKSEGTMREVLASFPELEKRIDAQAVLLSGGEQQMVVLARAFASKPRFLLIDEMSLGLAPVVFMRLLPIIQGIAASGVGVLLVEQFTNLALGIADEAMVVASGRVSHSQGPAAALAEDPELLRTAYLGS from the coding sequence ATGAGCGAATTGCAGCTCGCGGGAGTCACCGTCAGTCGCGGCGCTGGGCCGGTCATTTCCGATGTGAGCCTCACCATCCGAGCGGGTCAGATCCTCGCGCTCGTCGGTCCGAACGGGGCAGGCAAGACGAGCCTCCTCGAGTCTGTCTCCGGCGTGATCACGCATTCTGCCGGGGAGATCACCGTCGATACCGAGTCGATCGGCAAGCGCACTCGCGTGCAGCGGTCGCGGCTCGGCATTTCCCACATCGAGCAGGGGCGCGCGATCTTCCCGTCGCTCACTGTGCGAGAGAACATCATGCTGACTGCAAAGTCCGAGGGAACGATGCGTGAAGTCCTTGCGTCATTCCCCGAGCTCGAAAAACGAATCGACGCACAGGCGGTGTTGCTCTCCGGCGGTGAGCAGCAGATGGTGGTACTCGCGCGAGCGTTCGCTTCGAAGCCGCGGTTCCTGCTCATCGATGAGATGTCGCTCGGACTCGCGCCCGTGGTATTCATGCGTCTGTTGCCCATCATCCAGGGCATCGCAGCGTCAGGGGTCGGAGTGCTGCTCGTGGAGCAGTTCACCAACCTCGCGCTCGGTATCGCTGACGAGGCGATGGTGGTCGCGAGCGGCCGCGTCAGCCACAGTCAGGGCCCTGCCGCGGCGCTCGCAGAGGATCCGGAACTGCTGCGCACCGCCTATCTCGGGAGCTAG